Proteins from a genomic interval of Thermodesulfobacteriota bacterium:
- a CDS encoding hydrogenase iron-sulfur subunit yields the protein MVQNSYKPKILGFLCNWCCYAAADSAGVGRYQYPTNLRTIRIMCTGRLDPTFVLEGFACGADGIFVGGUHLGECHYQVGNYDAVLTAELVHAILEDVGVNPERFALDWASAAEAPRFVDLITAFTRKIEGLGPMGQVEGKEREELLVKLAAARQAAGIMKVRAGLGNLAKDFRKEGDYGLDVVKRKIDEKLGPMVKSEVGGQEILLRLERQGPLSTADLAGRVGWSPEEIGEYLGKLGKKGQVSEKDGRWTLA from the coding sequence ATGGTTCAGAATTCATACAAACCAAAGATACTCGGCTTTCTGTGCAACTGGTGCTGCTACGCTGCGGCTGATTCGGCCGGGGTGGGGCGGTATCAGTACCCAACGAATCTGCGTACCATCAGGATCATGTGCACCGGCCGGCTTGACCCCACGTTCGTTCTGGAGGGTTTTGCCTGCGGAGCGGACGGGATATTCGTCGGCGGTTGACACCTGGGTGAATGCCATTACCAGGTTGGTAATTACGACGCCGTACTGACAGCCGAATTGGTTCACGCCATTCTTGAGGACGTGGGGGTCAATCCCGAGCGTTTTGCCCTTGACTGGGCCTCGGCTGCCGAGGCCCCGCGATTCGTGGACCTCATTACTGCCTTCACTAGAAAGATAGAAGGTCTGGGACCCATGGGCCAGGTTGAGGGAAAGGAACGGGAGGAACTTTTGGTAAAACTCGCTGCCGCCAGACAGGCTGCGGGGATCATGAAGGTGCGGGCCGGCCTCGGCAATCTGGCCAAGGACTTCCGGAAGGAAGGCGACTATGGGCTTGACGTAGTGAAACGGAAGATCGACGAAAAGCTCGGTCCCATGGTGAAGTCCGAGGTGGGGGGCCAGGAGATATTGCTCAGGCTGGAGCGACAGGGTCCGCTGAGCACGGCCGACCTCGCCGGCCGGGTGGGGTGGTCGCCTGAGGAGATCGGGGAGTACCTGGGCAAACTGGGGAAGAAAGGGCAAGTCTCGGAGAAGGATGGACGCTGGACGTTGGCCTAA
- a CDS encoding methylenetetrahydrofolate reductase C-terminal domain-containing protein, translating to MIVATRKPFDAIKQVVSGHKKVLIVGCGTCVAVCLAGGEKEVSILASQIRMTLKLDGQSVQVDEATVERQCDREFLVDLGKKVNVSDYDMVISMACGAGVQLFSDVYDRSTVAPGLDTVFIGVAEGPGVWTERCRSCGDCVLGKTAGICPVTMCAKGLLNGPCAGTRHGKCEINPEMDCAWAKIYERLAARGGLAQIRETLPPRKNSRQAFPAVLIHEAYKRRLKKDDTIV from the coding sequence GTGATCGTTGCGACGAGAAAACCGTTTGATGCTATCAAACAAGTTGTTTCCGGACACAAGAAGGTCTTGATCGTGGGTTGTGGCACGTGTGTTGCCGTATGCCTGGCCGGAGGCGAGAAAGAAGTCTCCATCCTGGCTTCCCAGATTCGCATGACCTTGAAGCTGGACGGGCAGAGTGTGCAGGTGGACGAAGCCACGGTTGAGAGACAATGTGACCGCGAGTTCCTGGTTGACCTTGGTAAGAAAGTAAACGTGTCGGACTATGATATGGTTATATCCATGGCATGCGGGGCGGGGGTCCAACTGTTCAGCGATGTCTATGACCGTAGCACGGTAGCTCCGGGATTGGACACGGTTTTTATCGGAGTGGCCGAGGGACCCGGCGTATGGACGGAACGGTGCCGGTCCTGCGGGGACTGCGTGCTGGGTAAAACGGCGGGCATCTGTCCGGTAACCATGTGTGCCAAGGGCCTCCTGAACGGCCCCTGCGCTGGCACGCGGCACGGAAAATGTGAGATCAATCCGGAGATGGATTGTGCCTGGGCCAAGATATATGAGCGTCTGGCGGCGCGTGGGGGCCTGGCACAGATACGCGAGACACTTCCACCCCGCAAGAACAGCAGACAGGCATTTCCTGCGGTATTGATCCACGAAGCCTACAAACGGAGACTAAAGAAAGATGACACGATCGTTTAG
- the cooS gene encoding anaerobic carbon-monoxide dehydrogenase catalytic subunit, with amino-acid sequence MERKRTAFCPSICPGIECEASNQVLEFADKKGVRTFVQRIEGRGLDRCQFGAGGTCCRNCSMGPCMMIEGVPESIGICGATPATTAARNFLRMIAAGSAAHIDHGRETAVGFLAAAKGEAPYEIKDEKKLLSTAQLFEIKTEGRSIKDIAIELGEKALAEFGKQDGGLYLIKRAPAKRQEVWKKLGVLPRGIDREVVEIMHRTHMGTDQDYENLILQGTRCALADGWGASMISTELQDILFGTPVPIRAMVNLGVLKTDEVNVVVHGHEPLLSEALAMVADDPEIVAAARAVGAKGVNLAGVCCTGNEVLMRHGIPVAGSFIQQEIVLATGAVEAMVVDIQCIMQSLPVVAKCFHTEIITTSPRAKIAGATHIEFDHHNALQVARDIVKRAISRYPQRGEVHIPQRKTEIVAGFSHETINHMLGGAFRASYRPLNDNIINGRIKGVGAVVGCDSARVRSGYVHTTVARELIANDVLVIATGCAATACGREGLLTPEAASLCGPGLREVCETVGIPPVLHMGSCVDNSRILIAATEIVREGGLGDDISQIPAVGCAPEWMSEKAISIGHYFVASGASVVFGNTFPTTKSQVFTDYLFKDLLDLYGGCWGMENDPHNIARWMIEALDRRREALGIHKKKERVLFDMAMRREL; translated from the coding sequence ATGGAAAGGAAGAGAACGGCCTTTTGCCCTTCGATTTGCCCGGGCATCGAATGTGAGGCCAGCAATCAGGTCCTCGAATTTGCGGATAAAAAGGGCGTCAGGACCTTTGTCCAGAGAATAGAGGGCAGGGGTCTGGACCGATGCCAGTTTGGTGCTGGGGGCACTTGTTGCCGCAACTGTTCTATGGGCCCCTGTATGATGATCGAAGGCGTCCCGGAGTCCATAGGCATTTGTGGGGCCACTCCGGCTACTACAGCGGCCCGTAATTTTTTGCGGATGATAGCGGCAGGCTCTGCCGCTCATATTGACCATGGCCGGGAGACAGCCGTGGGGTTCCTAGCGGCAGCCAAAGGAGAGGCGCCCTATGAGATAAAAGACGAGAAAAAACTCCTTTCCACCGCCCAACTCTTTGAGATTAAGACTGAGGGACGAAGCATAAAGGATATTGCCATTGAACTAGGTGAAAAGGCCTTGGCCGAGTTTGGCAAACAGGATGGGGGTCTATATTTGATAAAGCGGGCGCCGGCCAAGAGGCAGGAGGTGTGGAAGAAGTTGGGCGTTCTGCCCCGCGGGATTGACCGGGAAGTCGTGGAGATTATGCACCGCACCCACATGGGCACCGATCAGGATTACGAAAATCTTATCTTGCAGGGCACAAGATGCGCCCTAGCTGATGGCTGGGGCGCGTCCATGATTTCTACGGAACTCCAGGACATTCTTTTTGGCACACCGGTACCCATCCGGGCCATGGTCAATCTCGGTGTCCTCAAGACGGATGAGGTCAATGTGGTGGTGCATGGTCATGAGCCGCTCCTTTCCGAGGCCCTGGCCATGGTGGCGGATGATCCGGAAATTGTAGCTGCCGCCCGGGCGGTCGGGGCTAAGGGCGTGAATCTGGCCGGCGTCTGCTGTACCGGTAATGAGGTTTTGATGCGTCACGGTATTCCCGTCGCCGGTAGTTTTATCCAGCAGGAAATTGTCTTGGCCACCGGCGCGGTGGAGGCCATGGTAGTGGACATCCAGTGCATAATGCAGTCTTTACCTGTAGTGGCCAAGTGCTTCCATACCGAGATTATTACCACCTCACCGCGGGCGAAGATAGCCGGTGCTACACATATAGAGTTTGATCATCATAACGCCCTCCAGGTAGCCAGGGACATTGTAAAGCGTGCTATTTCCCGCTATCCGCAAAGGGGCGAAGTGCATATCCCGCAGCGTAAAACGGAGATAGTAGCCGGGTTCAGTCATGAGACGATAAATCATATGTTAGGCGGCGCTTTTCGTGCCTCGTACCGTCCTCTCAACGATAATATTATCAACGGGCGTATAAAGGGCGTAGGCGCTGTCGTCGGTTGTGACAGCGCCCGGGTGCGTTCCGGTTACGTGCATACTACTGTGGCCAGGGAATTGATTGCGAACGATGTGCTCGTTATTGCGACAGGTTGTGCGGCTACGGCCTGCGGCCGGGAAGGGCTTCTGACGCCGGAGGCGGCCAGCCTGTGTGGACCGGGACTCCGGGAAGTCTGTGAGACAGTGGGTATTCCTCCTGTACTCCACATGGGGTCATGCGTGGATAACAGCCGTATCTTGATCGCTGCCACTGAGATTGTACGGGAGGGCGGCCTGGGCGATGACATAAGCCAAATCCCGGCAGTGGGTTGTGCCCCGGAGTGGATGAGTGAGAAGGCCATATCTATCGGCCATTATTTTGTGGCCAGCGGGGCTAGTGTCGTCTTCGGGAATACCTTTCCGACCACCAAGAGTCAGGTGTTTACGGATTACCTCTTTAAAGATCTGCTTGACCTTTACGGCGGCTGCTGGGGTATGGAAAATGATCCACATAATATTGCCAGATGGATGATTGAGGCGTTGGATCGGAGGCGCGAGGCCCTGGGTATCCATAAGAAAAAGGAGCGCGTCCTTTTTGATATGGCCATGCGCCGCGAATTATAG
- a CDS encoding 4Fe-4S binding protein, translating into MALIRSEDLDPDFKFVLADMPGAEDIRRCFACGTCTGICPVSRDNPLYDPRKIIHMVILGLKDRLLSSEMIWHCTRCDTCRFACPQGVRMSTVISALRQMAVQGEYVDLPTLQGWGKVARVKAGRCVGCLTCARVCPFEAIYRGKNKRAFVQVDPLKCRACGLCTVECPRGAIVVGRGDANSQVHAMGRDEAGLASS; encoded by the coding sequence TTGGCACTTATACGTAGTGAAGATCTGGATCCGGACTTCAAGTTCGTACTGGCCGATATGCCGGGTGCGGAAGACATCAGGCGCTGTTTTGCCTGCGGCACGTGCACGGGCATCTGCCCCGTGAGCAGGGACAACCCCCTGTACGACCCGCGAAAGATCATACACATGGTCATTCTGGGTCTCAAAGACAGGCTTCTTTCTTCAGAAATGATCTGGCACTGCACACGGTGTGACACCTGCCGGTTTGCCTGCCCGCAGGGAGTGCGGATGAGTACCGTAATCAGTGCCCTGCGCCAGATGGCGGTTCAAGGGGAATACGTTGATCTTCCGACTCTGCAGGGCTGGGGCAAGGTGGCCAGAGTGAAAGCGGGACGCTGCGTGGGGTGCTTGACCTGCGCCCGCGTCTGTCCGTTCGAGGCCATCTACCGGGGAAAGAACAAGAGGGCCTTTGTTCAGGTCGATCCGCTGAAGTGTCGCGCTTGCGGGCTCTGTACGGTGGAATGCCCGCGAGGGGCCATTGTTGTGGGCAGAGGAGATGCGAACAGTCAGGTCCATGCCATGGGAAGAGACGAGGCCGGGTTAGCCAGTAGCTGA
- the folD gene encoding bifunctional methylenetetrahydrofolate dehydrogenase/methenyltetrahydrofolate cyclohydrolase FolD, which yields MAAKIISGTEIAKHIRAELKEEVANLETNHDIIPGLATVLVGDNPASKVYVGQKEKACKELGIYSERIDVAADTTESELLALIDRLNRDPKINGILVQLPLPKHIDEKKVLYAIDPAKDVDGFHPVNVGKLLIGAKCFLPCTPHGIQELLVRSGVETAGAEVVVVGRSNIVGKPIANMLLQKGKGADATVTLCHTRTKDMAFHTRRADILIVAAGKPKTVTGDMVKEGVVVIDVGVNRIGQTPEGKAILAGDVDFDSVKEKAAAITPVPGGVGPMTITMLMMNTIQAAKEQGHVA from the coding sequence ATGGCAGCGAAGATTATTAGCGGAACAGAGATTGCCAAGCATATCCGGGCGGAGTTAAAGGAGGAAGTAGCCAATCTCGAGACAAACCATGACATCATCCCCGGCCTGGCCACCGTTCTGGTCGGGGATAATCCGGCCTCAAAGGTCTATGTGGGTCAGAAGGAAAAGGCATGTAAGGAACTTGGTATCTATTCAGAGAGGATCGACGTCGCGGCGGACACGACGGAATCCGAACTCCTTGCCCTGATCGACAGGCTCAATCGCGATCCCAAGATAAACGGCATATTGGTACAGTTGCCGCTTCCAAAACACATCGACGAAAAAAAGGTTCTTTATGCCATTGACCCTGCGAAGGACGTTGACGGGTTTCACCCGGTAAACGTAGGTAAACTCCTGATCGGGGCCAAGTGCTTTTTGCCCTGCACCCCTCATGGCATCCAGGAGCTTTTGGTGCGTTCAGGCGTGGAGACGGCTGGCGCGGAGGTTGTGGTGGTCGGACGAAGCAACATTGTCGGGAAACCTATAGCGAACATGCTGCTGCAAAAGGGCAAGGGCGCGGATGCGACCGTCACCCTCTGCCACACGCGCACGAAGGACATGGCCTTCCACACCCGCAGGGCCGACATCCTCATCGTTGCGGCCGGGAAGCCCAAGACCGTGACCGGCGATATGGTGAAGGAAGGTGTAGTAGTCATCGACGTCGGCGTAAACCGCATCGGCCAGACCCCTGAGGGGAAGGCTATCCTGGCCGGAGATGTAGACTTTGATTCGGTGAAGGAGAAGGCAGCGGCAATAACGCCTGTGCCGGGCGGGGTCGGCCCCATGACGATCACCATGCTGATGATGAATACCATCCAGGCGGCCAAAGAGCAGGGGCATGTAGCATAA
- a CDS encoding formate--tetrahydrofolate ligase, which yields MALDPRKHKDWQIAEDAEKHMKDVYQLADELGLKKEELLPYGHYVAKIDFAKVTERLKKRPDAKYIDVTAITPTPLGEGKSTSAMGLVEGLGKRKKRVIGAIRQPSGGPTMNIKGSAAGGGLAQCIPLTPFSLGLTGDINAIMNAHNLAMVALTSRMQHEFNYSDDRLKKIGLKRLDIDPKNVAMGWIMDFCAQALRNIIIGIGGKMDGFQMQSKFAIAVSSEVMAILAVSTSLADMRERMGRIVVAYSRSGQPVTTKDLEVDGAMTAWMVEAMNPNLMQSLEGQPVLVHAGPFANIAIGQSSIVADRVGLKLADYHVTESGFGADIGFEKFWNLKCRFSGLKPHCAVVVATIRALKCHGGAPIPVPGRPMPAEYAGENVGWVEKGTANLVHHIQTVKKAGINPVVCINAFHTDTKNEIAAVRRLAEAAGARVALSNHWLKGGEGALEFADAVIEACEEKTKFKFLYDLKTPLAKRVELIAREVYGADGVSFAPEAAAKLQAMEKDPEMAKLGTCMVKTHLSLSHDPNLKGVPKAWTLPVRDVLVYKGAGFVVPVAGAISLMPGTGSDPAYRRIDVDVKTGKVKGLF from the coding sequence ATGGCGCTTGACCCAAGAAAGCATAAGGATTGGCAGATTGCTGAAGATGCAGAGAAACACATGAAAGACGTCTATCAACTGGCTGATGAATTGGGGCTGAAAAAGGAAGAGCTGTTGCCATACGGGCATTATGTGGCCAAGATCGATTTTGCCAAGGTTACGGAACGCTTGAAGAAAAGGCCGGATGCAAAATATATCGATGTCACGGCTATCACGCCGACTCCGTTGGGCGAAGGCAAAAGCACGTCGGCTATGGGCCTGGTGGAGGGGCTGGGTAAGAGGAAAAAACGCGTAATCGGTGCGATCCGGCAGCCCTCCGGCGGGCCGACTATGAATATCAAGGGTAGCGCGGCGGGCGGAGGTCTGGCGCAGTGCATTCCGCTTACGCCGTTCTCACTGGGGCTGACCGGAGACATCAATGCCATCATGAATGCTCATAATCTGGCCATGGTAGCCCTTACCTCGCGCATGCAGCATGAATTCAACTATTCCGACGACCGTTTGAAGAAGATAGGTTTGAAAAGGCTCGATATCGATCCCAAGAATGTGGCCATGGGCTGGATTATGGACTTTTGCGCCCAGGCCCTGCGAAATATCATAATAGGAATCGGCGGGAAGATGGACGGGTTTCAGATGCAATCGAAGTTCGCCATTGCCGTAAGCTCCGAGGTCATGGCTATCTTGGCCGTATCCACAAGCCTGGCGGATATGCGCGAGCGCATGGGGCGGATTGTAGTGGCATACAGCCGGAGCGGGCAGCCGGTCACGACAAAAGATCTAGAAGTGGACGGGGCCATGACGGCGTGGATGGTTGAGGCCATGAATCCGAACCTGATGCAGAGCCTGGAAGGGCAGCCGGTGCTGGTTCATGCCGGTCCGTTTGCCAACATTGCTATCGGGCAGTCTTCTATCGTGGCAGACCGGGTTGGGCTTAAACTGGCTGACTATCATGTTACCGAGAGCGGCTTTGGCGCCGACATAGGGTTCGAAAAATTCTGGAATCTGAAGTGCCGCTTTAGCGGCCTGAAGCCCCACTGCGCGGTGGTTGTGGCTACCATACGGGCTCTGAAGTGTCACGGCGGCGCTCCCATCCCGGTTCCGGGCCGTCCCATGCCTGCCGAGTACGCCGGCGAGAACGTGGGATGGGTGGAAAAAGGTACGGCAAATCTTGTACACCACATCCAGACGGTAAAGAAGGCCGGGATTAATCCCGTGGTCTGTATCAATGCCTTCCATACGGATACCAAAAATGAAATCGCCGCGGTGCGCCGGCTGGCCGAGGCCGCCGGGGCTCGCGTAGCCCTGTCCAATCACTGGCTGAAAGGCGGTGAAGGAGCCCTTGAATTTGCCGATGCAGTAATCGAGGCCTGTGAGGAAAAGACCAAATTCAAGTTTCTTTATGATCTAAAAACGCCGCTGGCCAAGCGCGTAGAGCTTATTGCCAGGGAGGTCTATGGGGCCGATGGCGTCAGCTTTGCCCCGGAGGCGGCGGCCAAGCTCCAGGCCATGGAAAAGGATCCTGAGATGGCTAAGCTTGGGACATGCATGGTCAAGACCCACTTGAGTCTGTCCCACGATCCGAACCTAAAGGGTGTGCCAAAGGCCTGGACTTTGCCGGTTAGGGATGTATTGGTTTATAAGGGTGCGGGATTCGTAGTGCCGGTGGCCGGCGCCATTAGTCTTATGCCGGGGACAGGTTCGGATCCGGCCTATCGCCGTATAGATGTGGATGTCAAGACCGGTAAGGTTAAGGGACTATTTTAA
- a CDS encoding NADH-ubiquinone oxidoreductase-F iron-sulfur binding region domain-containing protein encodes MPEPRYSYIALCSRDENCTNQVHEVTTAFQEKCKELGVKVSIRKIKTVCSGRCNKGVFVDIGGAVFYHMVRPDNVESIIRDTILEGDVLSAHYSIERSFVGDEKVIYDRPANVLIYTDSQFCLAEGLRGLLRKDGLSSCGKCVPCRLGVKKLDHILSALLDGKARVDDVDRLRELAVVMDASSRCALAGKFVAPLFVAMDNFGEELNFVCVLSEDASCVCELKDSDGRCLTGSA; translated from the coding sequence GTGCCCGAGCCTAGATATAGCTATATCGCCCTTTGCTCCAGGGATGAAAATTGTACCAACCAGGTACATGAAGTTACAACTGCCTTTCAGGAGAAGTGCAAAGAGCTGGGTGTCAAGGTAAGCATCCGTAAGATCAAGACCGTATGCAGCGGTCGTTGTAATAAGGGTGTCTTTGTGGATATTGGCGGGGCTGTGTTTTACCACATGGTAAGACCTGATAACGTGGAATCCATTATACGGGATACCATATTGGAAGGAGATGTGCTTTCAGCCCATTATTCGATTGAACGCTCGTTTGTAGGCGATGAAAAGGTGATATACGATAGGCCTGCCAATGTGCTGATTTATACAGATTCTCAATTTTGTTTGGCAGAAGGATTGCGGGGTCTGTTACGCAAGGATGGTCTTTCCTCTTGCGGCAAATGTGTCCCCTGTCGTCTGGGTGTCAAGAAATTAGACCATATCTTATCAGCTTTGCTGGACGGGAAGGCGCGAGTGGATGATGTGGATAGATTGCGGGAATTAGCGGTGGTTATGGATGCCAGTTCCCGATGTGCCTTGGCGGGTAAGTTCGTGGCGCCTCTCTTTGTGGCCATGGACAATTTCGGTGAGGAGTTGAATTTTGTCTGCGTCTTGAGCGAAGACGCAAGTTGTGTCTGTGAGTTGAAAGATTCCGACGGGCGGTGTTTGACCGGGAGTGCTTGA
- a CDS encoding CoB--CoM heterodisulfide reductase iron-sulfur subunit A family protein, producing MGREQGAKSGAVVVIGGGVTGVQSALDLAGMGFYVYLVEKTGSIGGAMARLDKTFPTNDCSLUILAPKLVEAGRSPNIKILTNASLESLEGEAGNFTARIHREPRFIDEELCTACGQCTMYCPVFVTDGYNEGLAITKAPHKDYAQAVPAAFYIDPKKCLFLNHETCQICVPTCQAKAIDFSQKEEWLDLNVGAVILAPGFGRISDEVLSRYGYGRFPDVVTSLEFERIMCASGPSKGEIIRPSDGKHPKRIAFLQCIGSRDLTSGNGYCSSVCCMYSIKEATIVKEHAPDTDICLFYMDMRTPGKGFDSSRQRARDQYGLTFIRSRVASVSEIDDRLRLSYVDRRGHHHEEDFDMVVLSVGLESPDDAQKLAKVAGIKLNEHDFCRTQTLLPLSTTRPGVYVAGAFQGPKDIPESVMQAMGTAAAAAEVLHEVRGTAIVKKEYPPEMEVAPEPRIGVLVCHCGINIAGVVNVPEVVEYAATLDNVVLADGSLYACSQDSQKGIKDMIEKHNLNRVVVAACTPRTHEPSFQEALRDAGLNRCLFEMVNIRDQCSWVHAHEPAEATAKAKDLMRMAVAKARLLYPLPEQTVPVIPKALVIGGGIAGMTAALSIAEQGFDCFLVEKSAQLGGNLRRLNTVLTGEDPKQLLSEIEDKVRSHPRIRVYTSAGIEDISGYIGNFSTTINVEGGTEQIEHGVVVLATGGKEHRVSKYLYGQSKQVLTQLELEKILSSSEEATKIHDVVMIQCAGSRGDDLSYCSKLCCGQAVKNSLKLKELNPKVNVYVLYRDIRTYGFMEDYYRQAREKGVVFVEYERSNPPVVSEEGGRVAVEFTDILLGEKVRIEPSLVVLSVGVVPSDVEGLAKMLKVPLTADNFFLEAHVKLRPVELAVAGVYVCGLAHSPKPVDESISQAKAASAKACIPLAKGVVAVEPIVSSVDKDKCIGCGICESLCPFKAIRLVKADKKKKAETISASCKGCGICASHCPTMAISMGGFTNEEIVAQIRAFGEC from the coding sequence ATGGGTAGAGAACAAGGCGCCAAGTCGGGTGCAGTAGTGGTAATCGGGGGCGGTGTGACTGGCGTCCAGTCCGCCCTTGACCTTGCCGGCATGGGTTTTTATGTCTATCTGGTGGAGAAGACAGGTTCGATTGGCGGGGCCATGGCCCGTCTCGACAAGACCTTTCCAACCAATGACTGTTCCCTTTGAATCCTGGCGCCGAAGTTGGTGGAGGCCGGTCGGTCTCCTAACATAAAGATTCTTACAAATGCCAGTCTTGAGTCGTTGGAGGGAGAGGCGGGGAATTTTACCGCCCGAATACATCGTGAGCCTCGGTTTATCGACGAGGAACTGTGTACGGCCTGCGGTCAGTGTACTATGTATTGTCCGGTCTTTGTGACGGACGGGTACAACGAGGGACTGGCTATCACAAAGGCTCCGCACAAGGACTACGCGCAGGCGGTGCCCGCAGCGTTTTACATTGACCCGAAGAAATGTCTCTTCTTGAATCATGAGACGTGTCAGATTTGCGTCCCGACGTGTCAGGCCAAGGCCATCGACTTCAGTCAGAAAGAAGAATGGCTGGATCTTAATGTGGGAGCAGTGATACTTGCTCCCGGGTTTGGGCGGATCTCCGACGAGGTCCTTTCGAGGTATGGTTACGGACGCTTTCCGGATGTCGTGACCAGTCTTGAATTCGAGAGGATTATGTGTGCCTCCGGGCCTTCGAAAGGAGAGATAATAAGGCCATCCGATGGCAAGCACCCCAAGAGGATCGCTTTCCTCCAGTGCATCGGATCGAGAGACCTTACCTCCGGGAACGGGTATTGCTCTTCCGTCTGCTGTATGTACTCCATCAAGGAGGCCACGATAGTCAAGGAGCACGCACCCGATACGGATATTTGCCTGTTCTACATGGACATGCGTACCCCGGGCAAAGGTTTCGACTCCAGTCGGCAACGGGCACGGGACCAATACGGCCTTACATTCATACGGAGCAGAGTAGCTAGTGTCTCGGAGATAGACGACCGTCTCAGACTTTCGTACGTAGATCGCCGGGGACACCATCATGAAGAGGACTTCGACATGGTTGTCCTGTCGGTTGGCCTCGAGTCTCCCGACGATGCGCAGAAGCTGGCCAAGGTTGCCGGCATCAAGCTGAATGAACACGATTTTTGCCGCACCCAGACGCTGCTGCCCCTTAGCACGACGCGGCCGGGAGTATATGTAGCCGGTGCTTTTCAAGGACCGAAGGATATTCCTGAAAGCGTTATGCAGGCTATGGGCACGGCTGCGGCCGCGGCGGAGGTGTTGCACGAAGTCCGTGGCACGGCCATAGTGAAAAAGGAGTATCCTCCGGAAATGGAGGTGGCGCCGGAGCCGCGGATCGGCGTTCTCGTCTGTCATTGTGGGATCAACATTGCCGGGGTGGTGAACGTTCCCGAAGTGGTTGAGTACGCGGCTACGCTCGACAACGTGGTATTGGCCGACGGGAGCCTCTACGCCTGTTCCCAGGACAGCCAGAAGGGCATTAAGGATATGATCGAAAAGCACAACCTTAACCGGGTGGTGGTGGCTGCCTGTACCCCGCGTACCCATGAGCCTTCATTCCAGGAGGCGTTGAGAGACGCCGGACTGAACCGTTGTCTCTTCGAGATGGTCAACATAAGGGACCAGTGCTCATGGGTGCATGCCCATGAGCCGGCAGAGGCTACGGCCAAGGCCAAGGATCTGATGCGGATGGCTGTGGCCAAGGCGCGGTTGCTGTATCCGCTCCCGGAACAGACCGTACCCGTGATCCCGAAGGCCCTGGTAATCGGCGGGGGCATTGCAGGTATGACCGCAGCGCTCAGCATTGCCGAGCAAGGGTTCGACTGTTTTCTGGTGGAGAAATCGGCTCAGTTGGGCGGTAATCTGAGGCGGCTGAATACCGTTCTGACCGGTGAAGATCCGAAACAGCTTCTGAGCGAAATCGAAGACAAAGTGCGAAGTCATCCCCGGATCAGGGTTTATACGAGCGCCGGTATTGAGGACATCTCCGGATACATCGGCAATTTCAGCACCACGATCAACGTCGAGGGCGGCACGGAGCAGATAGAGCATGGCGTGGTGGTCCTGGCTACGGGTGGCAAGGAGCATCGGGTCAGCAAGTACCTGTATGGACAGTCAAAACAGGTACTGACTCAGCTGGAGCTGGAAAAAATTCTGTCGTCGTCTGAAGAGGCCACAAAGATCCATGACGTGGTCATGATTCAGTGCGCCGGATCAAGGGGTGACGACCTGTCCTATTGCAGTAAGCTCTGTTGCGGCCAGGCGGTCAAGAACTCCCTGAAGCTCAAGGAATTGAATCCCAAAGTCAATGTGTACGTCCTCTATCGGGACATCCGGACCTACGGCTTCATGGAGGACTACTATCGCCAGGCCAGGGAAAAGGGCGTCGTGTTCGTAGAATACGAGCGCTCAAATCCACCCGTGGTATCAGAGGAAGGGGGAAGAGTCGCCGTAGAATTTACTGACATCCTGCTGGGAGAAAAGGTGAGGATAGAGCCGAGCCTAGTCGTTCTGAGCGTGGGTGTTGTTCCCTCGGATGTGGAAGGGTTGGCGAAAATGCTCAAGGTTCCCTTGACCGCGGACAACTTTTTTCTGGAGGCCCACGTCAAACTGCGTCCGGTTGAACTGGCAGTAGCCGGGGTATATGTCTGTGGGTTGGCCCATTCGCCGAAGCCCGTTGATGAGTCCATCAGCCAGGCGAAGGCGGCCTCGGCAAAGGCCTGCATTCCGCTGGCCAAGGGAGTGGTTGCCGTAGAACCGATCGTGTCCAGCGTAGATAAAGACAAGTGCATCGGGTGCGGCATATGTGAGAGCCTCTGTCCATTCAAAGCCATACGGCTCGTGAAGGCGGACAAGAAGAAAAAGGCGGAGACTATTTCCGCGTCGTGCAAGGGGTGCGGCATATGTGCCTCCCATTGTCCGACCATGGCCATATCCATGGGTGGCTTTACAAACGAAGAGATAGTAGCCCAGATACGGGCATTCGGCGAATGCTAA